Proteins encoded within one genomic window of Saccharomyces mikatae IFO 1815 strain IFO1815 genome assembly, chromosome: 15:
- the LDB19 gene encoding Ldb19p (similar to Saccharomyces cerevisiae LDB19 (YOR322C); ancestral locus Anc_7.75), with amino-acid sequence MAFSRLTSGHQPSHTSNINSNKKGQCPPLALSIDIESPPCVLYGSAMESSGAVLSGLFTVTVIDPYCNNEDNTLKTKESNTSSSTKSLKRKSTFGSALSSRLSSLSTSTSNISPSTSSGSTLHSPTPANLRIMAGYTKITITSVTLNLVQKIYFHKPFVPNVSSMQTCMNCKTKITNMKSWEIQKNTHDLSVGSHSYPFSYLIPGSVPCSSSLGAAAETRVKYELIAVVTYMDPYRNSLSSTSSNPRKEVTSPKNQLLQLVMPIAVTRSIPRGPDKNSLRVFPPTELTAAAVLPNVIYPKSTFPLEMKLDGVSSGDRRWRMRRLSWRIEETTRVKAHACPMHKHELRQLEEQVKVKESEKGKKPRSHIKRYGELGPQIRVAVNSLDNMPSQRLPGEQIHEQVPYSSDSVATDNVGLDNENPVNEDEDDQPGSEFIHPSDDALRQELLMQQQRARQQQLQQELKNNSTLFTEEVRIISKGEMKSGWKTDFDNNGKIELVTEIDCMGLDSGVSNPVMHASTQKVPITNNKKSSINVACDIQDPNLGLYVSHILAVEIVVAEETLQYANGQPIRKTNSTNRKETSSSIMNVHNPDQRLAELSPMFANRNAPKIRRMEPEDLMPVNSNKSNHSVNKEKITNCNNNSNIVSVPTGAARVLRMQFRVTVTERSGLGISWDEEVPPIYQDVKLLSPPRYELSINNKTRNKLYSAMSTPVGSANDFVGSSDDHDDDDDTDTDDNNNDDDDHDDYDDDDDDDDDGDNGSQHNQSDSNMQDMTVTQNKLTIPPTAHHYHSATTSQRSLTTVQSPPLERVISVQGSVPFRGQVLTPHSTRDIRVQSFSDFLDSNRITQ; translated from the coding sequence ATGGCATTTTCACGGCTTACATCAGGTCATCAACCCAGTCATACTTCAAACATTAACAGCAACAAGAAGGGACAATGTCCTCCATTAGCTCTTTCCATTGATATAGAATCACCACCATGTGTTCTTTATGGATCCGCTATGGAATCATCAGGTGCTGTATTAAGTGGACTTTTCACTGTTACGGTAATTGACCCTTATTGCAATAACGAAGATAATACCTTAAAGACTAAAGAATCTAATACCTCGAGTAGTACCAAAAgcttaaaaagaaagagtaCCTTTGGTTCAGCACTTTCATCTAGATTGTCGAGCTTATCAACATCAACATCTAATATCTCCCCTTCAACTTCGTCTGGCTCTACGTTACATTCTCCCACGCCCGCCAATTTAAGGATAATGGCTGGATATACTAAAATCACAATTACTTCAGTCACACTAAACTTGGTACAGAAGATCTACTTCCACAAGCCGTTTGTACCCAATGTTTCCTCCATGCAAACCTGTATGAATTGTAAAACAAAGATTACGAATATGAAAAGTTGGGAAATCCAGAAAAATACTCATGATCTCTCTGTCGGAAGTCACTCTTACCCATTCTCATATCTTATACCAGGATCTGTGCCATGCTCTTCGTCGCTGGGGGCTGCAGCTGAGACCCGAGTCAAGTACGAACTTATTGCAGTTGTAACCTATATGGACCCTTATAGAAATTCTCTCTCTTCAACTTCCTCTAATCCTAGGAAAGAAGTAACGTCTCCTAAAAATCAATTGTTGCAACTAGTGATGCCTATTGCCGTAACTCGAAGTATACCGCGTGGGCCTGATAAGAATTCTTTAAGAGTGTTCCCTCCCACAGAATTAACCGCTGCAGCTGTCCTTCCCAATGTTATTTATCCCAAATCAACTTTTCCCTTGGAGATGAAATTGGATGGAGTGTCCTCTGGGGATAGAAGATGGAGAATGCGTAGATTGAGTTGGAGGATTGAAGAAACCACAAGAGTTAAAGCTCATGCATGTCCAATGCATAAGCATGAACTGAGGCAATTAGAAGAGCAGGTTAAAGTAAAAGAATCagaaaaagggaaaaagcCTCGCAGTCATATCAAGCGTTATGGTGAACTGGGTCCACAAATTAGGGTTGCCGTAAATTCTTTGGATAATATGCCGTCGCAAAGATTACCAGGTGAGCAGATTCACGAACAAGTACCTTATTCTTCGGATTCAGTAGCAACCGATAATGTTGGACTGGATAATGAAAATCCTgttaatgaagatgaagacgaCCAGCCCGGTAGCGAATTTATTCATCCTAGCGACGATGCTTTACGTCAAGAATTACTAATGCAACAACAGCGTGCGAGGCAGCAACAGCTTCAACAAGAGTTGAAAAACAATAGCACTTTATTTACAGAAGAGGTTCGGATAATCTCTAAGGGGGAAATGAAGAGTGGATGGAAGACagattttgataataatggaAAGATCGAGCTAGTCACGGAAATAGATTGTATGGGGCTTGACTCAGGCGTCTCTAACCCGGTAATGCACGCCTCAACACAGAAAGTTCCTATcacaaacaataaaaaatccaGCATCAATGTGGCTTGCGATATACAAGATCCAAACCTGGGTTTATATGTTAGTCATATCTTGGCAGTGGaaattgttgttgctgaAGAAACCTTACAGTATGCTAATGGGCAACCCATACGTAAAACAAACTCCACAAACAGGAAAGAAACTAGCAGCAGCATAATGAATGTTCATAATCCCGATCAGCGTTTAGCAGAATTATCTCCGATGTTTGCAAACAGAAACGCGCCAAAGATACGGCGTATGGAGCCTGAAGATTTAATGCCCGTGAACAGTAATAAATCTAATCATAGTGTCAATAAAGAGAAGATAACTAATTGTAATAATAACTCCAATATAGTGAGTGTTCCCACTGGTGCTGCACGAGTTTTAAGAATGCAGTTTAGGGTAACAGTTACTGAAAGATCTGGACTTGGAATCTCTTGGGACGAAGAAGTTCCCCCCATTTACCAAGATGTCAAATTGCTCTCACCACCACGTTACGAGCTCtctataaataataaaacaagaaacaaaCTTTATTCAGCGATGAGTACCCCAGTTGGATCAGCAAATGATTTTGTGGGTAGTAGTGATGAtcatgatgatgacgatgataCTGATactgatgataataataatgacgatgatgatcatgatgattatgatgatgacgatgatgatgacgatgacggGGATAATGGTAGCCAACATAACCAATCAGATTCTAATATGCAAGATATGACAGTTACACAAAACAAACTAACGATACCGCCAACTGCacatcattatcattctGCTACCACGTCACAAAGATCGCTTACTACAGTTCAATCGCCTCCACTAGAACGCGTTATTAGTGTCCAGGGTAGCGTACCTTTCCGTGGACAAGTGTTGACACCACATAGCACGAGAGATATTAGAGTACAAAGCTTTTCCGATTTTTTGGATTCCAATAGAATAACTCAATAA
- the PRO2 gene encoding glutamate-5-semialdehyde dehydrogenase (similar to Saccharomyces cerevisiae PRO2 (YOR323C); ancestral locus Anc_7.71), which translates to MSNSQQIAQNARKAGNILKTISNEGRSDILYRIHDALKANAHAIEEANKIDLAVAKETGLADSLLKRLDLFKGDKFDVMLQGVKDVAELEDPVGKVKMARELDDGLTLYQVTAPVGVLLVIFESRPEVIANITALSIKSGNAAILKGGKESVNTFREMAIIVNNTIAQFQNETGVPVGSVQLIETRQDVSDLLDQDEYIDLVVPRGSNALVRKIKDTTKIPVLGHADGICSIYLDEEADLAKAKRISLDAKTNYPAGCNAMETLLINPKLSKWWEVLENLTLKGSVTIHATKDLKSAYFDKLNELGQLTKEIQSKIVDANEQEDFDKEFLSLDLAAKFVTSTEEAIQHINTHSSRHTDAIVTENKSKAEKFMKGVDSSGVYWNASTRFADGFRYGFGAEVGISTSKIHARGPVGLDGLVSYQYQIRGDGQVASDYLGAGGNKAFVHKDLDLKTVTL; encoded by the coding sequence ATGTCCAATTCACAGCAAATAGCACAAAATGCCCGTAAAGCTGGTAATATTTTAAAAACCATCTCGAACGAAGGTAGATCAGATATTTTGTACAGAATTCACGATGCCCTAAAAGCTAACGCACATGCCATTGAAGAAGCGAATAAAATTGATTTGGCTGTTGCCAAAGAGACTGGTCTGGCGGattctttattgaaacGTCTTGACCTATTCAAAGGAGATAAATTCGATGTTATGTTACAAGGTGTCAAGGATGTTGCCGAGTTGGAAGACCCTGTTGGCAAGGTTAAGATGGCCAGGGAATTAGATGATGGTTTAACCTTGTACCAAGTCACTGCTCCAGTTGGTGTTTTGTTGGTTATCTTTGAATCTCGTCCAGAAGTAATTGCTAATATCACTGCATTGAGTATCAAATCGGGAAATGCTGCAATCTTGAAAGGTGGTAAAGAGTCTGTAAACACATTCAGGGAGATGGCAATAATCGTTAATAACACCATTGCGCAATTCCAAAATGAAACTGGTGTTCCTGTTGGCTCTGTACAATTGATCGAGACCCGACAAGATGTTTCCGATCTGTTGGATCAAGATGAGTACATTGACTTAGTTGTTCCTCGTGGCTCCAATGCCTTGGTGAGAAAAATCAAGGACACCACAAAGATTCCGGTGTTAGGTCATGCAGATGGTATCTGCTCGATTTACTTGGACGAAGAGGCTGATTTGGCCAAGGCTAAAAGAATTAGTTTGGACGCTAAGACCAACTACCCAGCTGGTTGTAACGCTATGGAAACGTTGTTAATTAACCCCAAGTTGTCGAAATGGTGGGAAGTTCTGGAAAATCTAACTTTAAAAGGCAGTGTGACTATTCATGCTACGAAGGACTTGAAGAGTGCATACTTTGATAAACTAAACGAATTAGGTCAGttgacaaaagaaattcaatcCAAGATTGTTGATGCCAACGAACAGGAGGATTTCGATAAGGAATTCTTATCTTTGGATTTAGCTGCAAAATTTGTTACATCTACCGAAGAGGCCATTCAACATATAAATACACACTCTTCAAGACACACTGACGCTATTGTAACGGAAAACAAATCAAAGGCTGAAAAGTTCATGAAGGGCGTTGACTCCTCCGGTGTTTACTGGAACGCATCGACCAGATTTGCCGATGGTTTCAGATACGGTTTTGGTGCTGAGGTGGGTATTTCCACCTCTAAGATTCATGCTCGTGGACCAGTCGGTTTGGACGGCCTGGTCAGttatcaatatcaaataaGGGGCGATGGCCAGGTGGCAAGTGACTATcttggtgctggcggtaATAAGGCCTTTGTTCACAAGGATTTAGATTTAAAGACAGTTACATTGTAA
- the FRT1 gene encoding Frt1p (similar to Saccharomyces cerevisiae FRT2 (YAL028W) and FRT1 (YOR324C); ancestral locus Anc_7.69) has protein sequence MNLLIDRMENPGSRNCTLLPPSFSSGFCKGRRASSGDSVKVKEPILQRQQQPAQTNTTIAHFSKSSSRLPVIAVNDNPVIPRPSTEVNLGSLLQKEREKEKQKQKQPALHDKKHLHVTKSRMHGIRQRSLEMSSLPVLGSTKTGKFSDFLFEDDIDNRVSRHNRSYSGASSLDEPFRVSPKTDFNSNRARMTCLSKGRRGSMSVFQSCHTGLAFNQIQGSSSSQRRSSAGSFDYERKRLVNQFLQPSLGNPDSFDTLRESVVFEPSSTAGGIKLGNMHSQSQISVNSSPSTSLFYHDLDGSGANDSSSFLYSRSNLPTFCSSSAFSSTSSASSDSEDVDRRNLNGVYPSLGVLANNSKVRSSSSSSAVPGPDMLAFKSLPSRQQSVDCSTKTKTVLNINNKNSSAITTDSSSNSVSKSNSNLNNNIDELNYYQNHISTLLLKIESEMRKNLSDTIIKNENNVQKTIQKYDFLSGELTLLLDEMTALRTTVVDQFLVKLRSDFDEKDDRAFINELKISVEESVGQLQGLERRMEICQEKLTKQKSSLREMDSLIELKNMLNKSKNNTKSIYLYRYFIIDIIALVLMCGFIVYVKNLVTRYFTL, from the coding sequence ATGAACTTGCTAATTGACAGAATGGAGAATCCTGGATCAAGAAACTGTACTTTGTTACCCCCTTCGTTCTCAAGCGGGTTTTGTAAGGGAAGAAGGGCGTCCAGTGGTGATTCAGTGAAAGTAAAAGAACCTATTTTGCAGCGGCAGCAGCAGCCCGCCCAAACTAATACAACTATAGCACACTTTTCTAAATCGTCATCTAGACTACCTGTTATAGCGGTGAATGATAATCCTGTGATACCAAGGCCGAGTACTGAGGTCAACCTTGGATCGCTGTTGCAAAAGGAAAGGGAGAAGGAGAAACAGAAACAGAAACAGCCGGCGTTACATGACAAGAAACACTTGCATGTGACGAAAAGTCGGATGCATGGGATACGGCAGCGTTCGTTAGAGATGTCTAGTCTACCTGTCTTGGGGTCCACCAAAACAGGGAAGTTTAGTGACTTTTTGTTCGAAGATGACATTGATAACAGAGTGAGTCGTCACAATCGGTCATATAGTGGGGCTTCCAGCTTAGATGAGCCATTTAGAGTGTCACCCAAAACCGATTTCAACTCCAATAGGGCTAGAATGACTTGCCTTAGTAAAGGACGTCGTGGGTCGATGTCTGTTTTCCAAAGCTGTCATACAGGCTTAGCTTTCAACCAAATACAGGGCTCCTCCTCTTCGCAGCGCAGATCATCTGCAGGTTCTTTTGATTACGAAAGAAAACGACTGGTGAACCAATTTTTACAGCCTTCGTTGGGCAATCCAGACTCCTTTGATACGTTGAGAGAGTCGGTAGTGTTTGAGCCCTCATCTACCGCTGGCGGCATTAAATTAGGGAACATGCATTCTCAATCACAAATATCTGTTAACTCTTCACCCAGTACATCTTTGTTTTACCATGACTTGGACGGATCAGGCGCTAATGactcttcatcatttttgtATTCTCGTTCTAATTTACCAactttttgttcatcatcTGCTTTCTCATCCACATCATCTGCATCATCAGATTCAGAGGATGTAGACCGAAGAAACTTAAACGGTGTATATCCTTCTTTAGGCGTTTTGGCTAATAATAGCAAAGTAAGGAGCTCTTCAAGCTCTTCAGCCGTCCCGGGCCCTGATATGTTGGCATTTAAGTCTTTACCAAGTAGACAACAGTCTGTAGACTGTTCCACGAAGACCAAGACCGTATTGAatataaacaataaaaacagTTCTGCCATTACTACTGATTCCAGTTCAAATTCCGTTTCCAAGAGTAATTCgaatttgaataataacattgatgaattaaattattatcaaaatcatATTTCAAcacttcttttgaaaatcgAAAGcgaaatgagaaaaaatttaagtGATAcaataatcaaaaatgaaaacaacgTTCAAAAGACGatacaaaaatatgattttttatcaGGAGAGTTAACTCTTTTATTAGACGAAATGACTGCCTTGCGAACGACAGTTGTTGACCAATTTTTGGTCAAGTTAAGATCAGACTTTGACGAAAAGGACGATAGGGCATTCATTAACGAATTAAAAATCTCAGTGGAAGAAAGCGTAGGGCAATTACAAGGATTAGAAAGGAGAATGGAAATTTGCCAGGAAAAATTAACTAAACAAAAGTCCTCCCTAAGAGAAATGGATAGTTTGATAGAGCTAAAGAACATGTTGAACAAATCGAAGAATAATACGAAATCCATATACTTGTATAGATACTTCATCATTGACATTATTGCATTGGTTTTAATGTGCGGTTTCATCGTTTATGTCAAAAATTTGGTAACTCGATATTTTACTCTTTAG
- the MYO2 gene encoding myosin 2 (similar to Saccharomyces cerevisiae MYO4 (YAL029C) and MYO2 (YOR326W); ancestral locus Anc_7.68), with product MSFEVGTRCWYPHKELGWIGAEVIKNEFNDGQYHLELQLEDDEVVSVDTKDLNNDKDQSLPLLRNPPILEATEDLTSLSYLNEPAVLHAIKQRYSQLNIYTYSGIVLIATNPFDRVDQLYTQDMIQAYAGKRRGELEPHLFAIAEEAYRLMKNDKQNQTIVVSGESGAGKTVSAKYIMRYFASVEEENSTTVQHQVEMSETEQKILATNPIMEAFGNAKTTRNDNSSRFGKYLEILFDENTSIIGARIRTYLLERSRLVYQPPIERNYHIFYQLMAGLPAQIKEELHLTDASDYFYMNQGGDTKINGIDDSKEYKITVDALTLVGITKETQHQIFKILAALLHIGNIEIKKTRNDASLSADEPNLKLACELLGVDAYNFAKWVTKKQIITRSEKIVSNLNYNQALVAKDSVAKFIYSALFDWLVENINTVLCNPAVNDQISSFIGVLDIYGFEHFEKNSFEQFCINYANEKLQQEFNQHVFKLEQEEYVKEEIEWSFIEFNDNQPCIDLIENKLGILSLLDEESRLPAGSDESWTQKLYQTLDKSPTNKVFSKPRFGQTKFIVSHYALDVAYDVEGFIEKNRDTVSDGHLEVLKASTNETLINILEGLEKAAKKLEEAKRLELEQAGSKKPGPTRTVNRKPTLGSMFKQSLIELMNTINSTNVHYIRCIKPNADKEAWQFDNLMVLSQLRACGVLETIRISCAGFPSRWTFQEFVLRYYILIPHEQWDLIFKKKETTEEDIISVVKMILDATVKDKSKYQIGNTKIFFKAGMLAYLEKLRSNKMHNSIVTIQKKIRAKYYRNQYLQTCHAIKHVQSNIKGFIIRQRVENEMKVDCATLLQAAYRGHAIRANVYSVLETIINLQTKIRKELKQRQLRQEHEYNAAVTIQSKVRTFEPRSKYLHTKRNTVVVQSLVRRRAAQRKLKQLKADAKSVNHLKEVSYKLENKVIELTQNLASKVKENKEMTERIKELQVQVEESAKLQETLENMKKEHLIDIDNQKTKDMELQKTIEDDLKSTEQSLKDAQLELEEMAKQHDQLKEDSMKKLEELEQTKKSLVEYQTLNGDLQNEVKSLKEEIVRLQTAMSLGTVTTSVLPQTPLKDVLGGGAPNYNSMMLENSDLSPNDLNLKSRSTPLSGNNHIDSLSVDRENGANATQINEELYRLLEDTEILNQEITEGLLKGFEVPDAGVAIQLSKRDVVYPARILIIVLSEMWRFGLTKQSESFLAQVLTTIQKVVTQLKGNDLIPSGVFWLANVRELYSFVVFALNSILTEETFKNGMTDEEYKEYVSLVTELKDDFEALSYNIYNIWLKKLQKQLQKKAINAVVISESLPGFSAGETSGFLNKIFANTEEYTMDDILTFFNSIYWCMKSFHIETEVFHAVVTTLLNYVDAICFNELIMKRNFLSWKRGLQLNYNVTRLEEWCKTHGLTDGTDCLQHLIQTAKLLQVRKYTIEDIDILRGICYSLTPAQLQKLISQYQVADYESPIPQEILRYVADIVKKEAALSTSGNDSKGHEHSSGIFITPETGPFTDPFSLIKTRKFDQVEAYIPAWLSLPSTKRIVDLVAQQVVQDGHQN from the coding sequence ATGTCGTTTGAAGTCGGTACACGATGCTGGTATCCTCACAAAGAATTGGGCTGGATTGGGGCGGAAGTGATCAAGAATGAGTTCAATGATGGTCAGTATCATCTGGAATTGCAATTGGAGGACGATGAAGTGGTATCTGTTGACACAAAAGATTTGAATAACGATAAGGATCAATCTTTGCCGCTTCTTAGAAACCCTCCCATTCTAGAAGCCACGGAAGATTTAACGTCTCTATCATATCTAAATGAGCCAGCAGTCTTACACGCGATCAAACAACGGTATTCTCAATTGAACATCTACACATACTCGGGTATTGTGTTGATTGCTACTAACCCTTTCGACCGCGTGGACCAGCTTTATACCCAAGACATGATTCAGGCTTATGCGGGCAAGCGAAGGGGTGAATTGGAACCTCACTTGTTTGCCATTGCTGAAGAAGCCTATagattaatgaaaaatgataaacaGAACCAGACAATTGTGGTGAGTGGTGAGTCTGGTGCCGGTAAAACGGTCTCTGCTAAGTATATTATGCGTTATTTCGCTTCTGTGGAAGAGGAAAACTCGACAACTGTGCAACATCAAGTAGAAATGTCTGAAACTGAACAAAAGATTCTGGCTACAAACCCTATAATGGAAGCATTTGGTAACGCAAAGACTACCAGAAACGATAATTCTTCCAGATTTGGTAAGTATCTTGAGattttatttgatgaaaacaCGTCTATCATCGGGGCAAGAATTCGCACATACCTACTGGAGCGTTCCAGATTAGTTTACCAACCTCCAATCGAAAGAAACTACCACatattttatcaattgaTGGCTGGTTTACCAGCCCAAATTAAAGAGGAGCTACACCTTACAGATGCCTCGGATTATTTCTATATGAACCAAGGTGGCGATACCAAGATCAATGGTATTGACGATTCTAAGGAGTACAAAATCACCGTAGATGCGTTGACTTTAGTCGGCATCACCAAGGAAACTCAGCACCAAATATTCAAGATATTAGCCGCACTTCTACATATTGGTAACAtagaaatcaagaaaactaGAAACGATGCCTCACTATCTGCTGATGAGCCAAACCTGAAACTCGCGTGCGAATTGCTTGGAGTTGACGCGTACAACTTTGCTAAATGGGtcacaaaaaaacaaattatCACAAGATCAGAGAAGATTGTTTCAAACTTAAACTATAACCAGGCTTTGGTTGCCAAAGATTCTGTTGCCAAGTTCATTTATTCTGCTCTTTTTGATTGGCTTGTGGAAAACATTAACACAGTATTATGCAACCCAGCCGTCAATGATCAAATTAGCTCATTTATCGGTGTCTTAGATATTTATGGATTTGAACACtttgagaaaaattcatttgaaCAGTTTTGTATCAACTATGCGAACGAAAAATTACAACAAGAGTTTAATCAAcatgttttcaaattggaacaagaagaatacgttaaagaagaaattgagtGGTCgtttatagaatttaaTGATAATCAACCTTGTATTGATCTGATTGAGAATAAATTGGGTATTTTATCACTacttgatgaagaaagtagATTACCTGCCGGTTCTGACGAATCTTGGACTCAGAAATTATATCAAACTTTGGACAAATCTCCTACTAATAAAGTTTTCTCTAAACCGAGATTTGGTCAAACTAAATTTATTGTGAGTCATTATGCCCTAGATGTGGCATATGACGTGGAGggattcattgaaaaaaatagagatACCGTCTCTGACGGACATTTAGAAGTGCTAAAGGCATCTACCAACGAGACATTGATTAATATATTGGAAGGATTAGAAAAAGCTGCcaaaaaattggaagaagCTAAAAGACTTGAATTGGAACAAGCCGGTAGTAAAAAACCGGGACCAACAAGAACAGTTAATAGAAAACCTACTCTAGGTTCCATGTTCAAGCAATCTTTGATTGAACTAATGAATACCATTAACTCAACTAATGTCCATTACATTCGTTGTATAAAGCCTAATGCAGATAAGGAAGCTTGGcaatttgataatttaaTGGTATTATCTCAACTCAGAGCATGCGGTGTTTTAGAAACCATTAGAATATCTTGTGCTGGTTTTCCCTCTAGATGGacttttcaagaatttgTTTTAAGATATTACATTTTGATACCACATGAACAGTGGGACctaattttcaagaaaaaggaaaccACAGAAGAAGACATCATATCAGTCGTGAAAATGATTTTAGATGCTACCGTAAAGGATAAATCCAAATACCAAATTGGTAATACAAAAATCTTCTTTAAAGCAGGTATGCTTGCatatttggaaaaactGAGGAGCAATAAAATGCATAATTCTATCGTCAccattcaaaagaaaatcagaGCAAAATATTACCGCAACCAGTATTTGCAAACGTGTCACGCCATTAAACATGTGCAGAGCAACATTAAGGGATTTATCATTCGTCAACGCGTTGAGAATGAAATGAAAGTTGATTGTGCCACTCTATTGCAAGCCGCTTATAGAGGTCATGCGATTCGTGCTAATGTGTACAGTGTATTGGAAACCATCATAAATCTGCAAACGAAGATTAGAAAGGAACTAAAACAAAGACAACTAAGACAGGAACATGAATATAACGCTGCGGTGACTATTCAGAGTAAAGTCAGAACTTTCGAGCCAAGATCTAAATATTTGCACACTAAGAGGAATACTGTTGTCGTCCAATCATTAGTCAGAAGAAGAGCTGCTCAACGAAAATTGAAGCAATTGAAAGCAGACGCTAAATCGGTCAATCATTTAAAAGAAGTAAGCtataaattggaaaataaagTTATTGAGTTAACGCAAAATCTAGCATCTAaggtcaaagaaaataaagaaatgaCAGAAAGGATCAAAGAATTACAAGTTCAGGTGGAGGAAAGTGCCAAATTACAAGAAACATTGGAAAACATGAAAAAGGAGCACTTGattgatattgataatcAAAAGACAAAAGATATGGAGCTGCAAAAAACTATTGAAGACGATTTGAAATCCACCGAGCAAAGTCTAAAAGACGCTCAATTAGAATTAGAAGAAATGGCCAAACAACATGATCAATTGAAAGAAGAttctatgaaaaaattggaagaattAGAGCAAACGAAGAAATCATTGGTCGAATACCAAACCTTAAACGGAGATTTGCAGAATGAAGTTAAATCATTAAAGGAAGAAATAGTTAGATTACAAACTGCCATGTCACTGGGCACCGTTACGACTAGCGTATTACCTCAAACACCATTGAAGGATGTATTGGGAGGTGGTGCTCCAAACTACAATAGTATGATGCTTGAAAATTCGGACTTGTCACCTAATGACCTGAATCTAAAATCTAGATCCACTCCGTTATCTGGAAATAATCACATTGATTCACTGAGTGTCGATCGTGAAAACGGGGCCAATGCTACACAAATTAACGAAGAGCTATACAGGTTATTGGAAGATACTGAAATATTGAATCAAGAAATTACAGAAGGCTTATTAAAGGGATTTGAAGTCCCAGATGCTGGCGTGGCTATTCAACTAAGCAAAAGAGACGTTGTTTATCCCGCTAGAATTTTGATTATTGTTCTGAGTGAAATGTGGAGGTTTGGGTTAACAAAGCAAAGTGAAAGTTTCCTTGCTCAAGTGTTAACTACAATTCAAAAAGTTGTCACCCAATTAAAAGGCAATGATTTAATCCCAAGCGGTGTTTTCTGGTTGGCGAACGTTAGAGAACTGTACTCATTTGTGGTGTTTGCCTTAAATTCTATTCTAACTGAAGAAACATTCAAAAATGGTATGACCGATGAAGAGTATAAAGAGTATGTTTCGTTGGTTACAGAACTAAAAGACGATTTTGAAGCACTAAGTTATAATATTTACAACATttggttgaagaaattacaaAAGCAACTGCAAAAGAAGGCCATCAATGCTGTAGTTATCTCTGAATCGCTACCAGGATTCAGTGCAGGAGAAACTAGTGGGTTTTTAAATAAGATCTTTGCTAACACTGAAGAATATACAATGGACGATATTTTGACTTTTTTCAACAGCATATACTGGTGTATGAAATCTTTCCATATTGAAACTGAAGTGTTCCATGCTGTAGTGACCACTTTGCTCAATTACGTGGATGCAATTTGTTTCAATGAATTGATTATGAAGCGTAATTTCTTGTCATGGAAAAGAGGCCTTCAATTGAACTATAATGTCACTAGATTAGAGGAGTGGTGCAAGACGCACGGATTAACCGATGGTACTGACTGCCTACAGCATTTGATTCAAACCGCTAAGCTGTTGCAAGTCCGTAAATATactattgaagatattgataTCCTAAGAGGAATTTGTTATTCGTTGACGCCTGCACAGTTGCAAAAATTGATATCACAATATCAGGTGGCGGATTACGAGTCTCCAATTCCACAGGAGATCTTAAGATATGTTGCTGACATCGTCAAGAAAGAGGCTGCATTATCTACATCAGGCAATGATTCTAAAGGTCACGAGCATAGCAGCGGTATTTTTATCACTCCAGAAACAGGTCCGTTCACTGACCCCTTCAGTTTAATAAAGACCAGAAAATTCGACCAAGTGGAGGCCTATATACCAGCATGGTTATCTTTACCTTCAACTAAGAGAATAGTTGATCTTGTTGCCCAGCAAGTCGTTCAAGACGGCCATCAAAATTAA